The following are encoded in a window of Hydrotalea sp. genomic DNA:
- the pgeF gene encoding peptidoglycan editing factor PgeF, translating to MTQKHLDLNPMTHSLLEVPHLRHGFFDRHGGASTGVYESLNGGAGSRDLPDAVYENRQRVQRFFGAPKLLSLHQYHSAVVVRVDAQSGSTKGDGMVTNKTGIALCILTADCAPLLLVDKTKNIIGACHAGWRGAVGGVIKNTVAEMMAMGARPENINAVVGPLIGPKSYEVASDMKTDASQQHPLAEQFFTPKENGKYLFNLPGFCLAALHDCGVVSAAWLGVDTAANDHYFSNRRNKLRGLDDYGRLMSVIMLRE from the coding sequence ATGACACAGAAACATTTAGACCTTAACCCCATGACGCACTCATTGCTGGAGGTGCCGCACCTCCGCCATGGTTTTTTTGACCGTCATGGCGGTGCCAGCACCGGTGTTTACGAATCGCTGAACGGCGGTGCCGGGTCGCGTGATTTGCCCGACGCGGTTTATGAAAACCGCCAACGGGTGCAACGTTTTTTTGGCGCGCCGAAATTATTATCGCTTCACCAATATCACAGCGCGGTGGTGGTCAGGGTTGACGCGCAAAGCGGTAGCACGAAGGGCGATGGCATGGTAACCAACAAAACCGGAATCGCCCTTTGTATTTTGACCGCCGATTGCGCGCCGCTATTGTTGGTCGATAAAACAAAAAATATCATTGGCGCATGCCATGCCGGGTGGCGCGGCGCGGTTGGCGGCGTGATTAAAAACACGGTGGCCGAGATGATGGCGATGGGCGCACGGCCAGAAAATATCAACGCGGTGGTTGGCCCGCTGATTGGCCCAAAAAGCTACGAGGTCGCAAGCGACATGAAAACCGATGCCAGCCAACAACACCCATTGGCCGAACAATTTTTTACGCCGAAAGAAAATGGCAAATATCTATTTAACCTGCCCGGGTTTTGCCTGGCCGCGTTGCATGATTGCGGTGTGGTGAGCGCGGCCTGGCTGGGGGTTGATACCGCGGCCAACGACCATTATTTCAGCAACCGCCGAAACAAATTGCGCGGCCTTGATGATTACGGTCGATTGATGAGCGTTATTATGTTGCGCGAATAA
- a CDS encoding SAM-dependent methyltransferase has product MGDIRLQATTLPDIKKNLARAIKEHNGLSLDVFFSPLLEYYYGHEKVFGAAGDFITSPDVSPVFGVLLALRINAQKTNDDFCLLELGAGRGTMMRDMLNHAPRDFLQGLAVTIIERSESLAAVQKKYLQRHAQYINWRESLRDVETASVDFIVANEFFDCLLPRQFMLKNKKWVERVVTIDNTHDAPDNFCFAFKPYDGDLPATLTPHQSVKENVIYESHPAYNDILTAVARVLKPGGVITIIDYGNDGVYDGDNMQALYRHQPVDPLTHLGAADISASVSFHQIENAAKPLQLKKIYFDSQANFLQQLHGDKIAAKLIALGYDKNEIDHGYQRLIKKQQPTDMGRLFKIMELQKL; this is encoded by the coding sequence TTGGGAGATATAAGATTGCAAGCCACAACCTTGCCCGACATAAAAAAAAACCTTGCCCGCGCGATAAAAGAACATAACGGGTTGTCGCTTGATGTTTTTTTTTCGCCCTTGCTGGAATATTATTACGGCCATGAAAAGGTTTTTGGTGCGGCGGGCGATTTCATTACCAGCCCCGATGTCTCGCCGGTGTTTGGTGTTCTGCTGGCGTTGCGTATTAATGCACAAAAAACCAACGACGATTTTTGCCTGTTAGAATTGGGGGCCGGCCGTGGCACCATGATGCGCGACATGTTAAACCATGCGCCGCGCGATTTTTTGCAGGGGCTTGCGGTGACCATTATCGAACGAAGCGAATCCTTGGCCGCCGTGCAAAAAAAATACCTGCAACGCCACGCACAATATATAAATTGGCGCGAATCCTTGCGCGATGTTGAAACCGCGTCGGTTGATTTTATTGTTGCCAATGAATTTTTTGATTGTCTTCTGCCACGGCAATTCATGTTAAAAAATAAAAAATGGGTTGAACGGGTGGTAACAATCGATAATACGCATGATGCACCCGATAATTTTTGTTTTGCTTTTAAGCCTTATGATGGCGACCTTCCCGCCACCCTGACGCCGCACCAATCGGTAAAGGAAAATGTCATTTATGAATCGCACCCGGCCTATAACGATATATTAACCGCGGTGGCGCGGGTGTTGAAGCCCGGCGGGGTTATCACTATTATTGATTATGGCAACGATGGCGTCTATGATGGTGACAACATGCAAGCCCTCTATCGTCATCAACCGGTTGACCCGCTGACGCATTTGGGGGCGGCGGATATTTCGGCGTCGGTCAGTTTTCATCAAATTGAAAATGCCGCGAAGCCATTGCAATTAAAAAAAATCTATTTCGACAGCCAGGCCAATTTTTTGCAACAACTTCATGGTGATAAAATCGCGGCAAAATTAATCGCCCTGGGTTATGATAAAAATGAAATCGACCATGGTTATCAACGATTGATAAAAAAACAACAACCGACCGACATGGGGCGATTGTTTAAAATAATGGAATTGCAAAAATTGTAA
- the cobM gene encoding precorrin-4 C(11)-methyltransferase, whose protein sequence is MTIHFIGAGPGAPDLITLRGAKLIAECPVCLYAGSLVPAEVIATAPQGALVMDTAAMVLEEIIAVMQRAHEEKKSVARVHSGDPSLYGAIAEQMRALDKLGIDYDICPGVPAYAAAAALLQKELTLADVSQTIILTRTAVRASSMPANEDLVTLGKSGATLAIHLSINNLAKVVKDLTPNYGADCPVAVVYRATWPDQKIITGTLQDIRDKVKKENITRTALILVGRVLGSEDFSDSHLYHKDHSHVLREKK, encoded by the coding sequence ATGACGATACATTTTATTGGCGCCGGTCCGGGCGCGCCCGATTTAATCACCCTGCGCGGTGCGAAATTGATTGCCGAATGCCCGGTGTGCCTTTACGCCGGGTCGTTGGTGCCGGCCGAGGTTATCGCCACCGCCCCGCAAGGGGCATTGGTGATGGATACCGCCGCCATGGTGTTGGAAGAAATAATCGCCGTCATGCAACGGGCGCATGAGGAAAAAAAATCGGTGGCGCGGGTTCATTCGGGCGATCCGTCGCTTTATGGTGCGATTGCCGAACAAATGCGCGCCCTCGATAAATTGGGTATTGATTATGATATTTGCCCGGGGGTGCCGGCCTATGCCGCGGCGGCGGCATTGTTGCAAAAGGAATTAACCCTGGCCGATGTTTCGCAGACAATTATCCTGACCCGCACCGCGGTGCGCGCATCCAGCATGCCGGCGAACGAGGATTTAGTAACCTTGGGCAAAAGCGGTGCGACCCTGGCGATTCATTTATCGATAAACAACCTGGCCAAGGTGGTGAAGGATTTGACGCCGAATTACGGCGCGGATTGCCCGGTGGCGGTGGTTTACCGCGCCACCTGGCCCGACCAAAAAATTATCACCGGCACGTTGCAGGATATTCGCGACAAGGTAAAAAAAGAAAACATCACCCGCACCGCGCTGATTTTGGTGGGGCGGGTGTTGGGGAGCGAGGATTTTTCTGATTCGCACCTTTATCACAAAGACCACAGCCATGTGTTGCGCGAAAAAAAATGA
- a CDS encoding sirohydrochlorin chelatase gives MTSHQPTDSHVDNHVDNHADHDGAHNGAREPLRPLPADTAIMILGHGSRSASAIAEFSNMTAQLKKRYAPTPVEYGFLEFATPIIRDGLDVLRANGAKRILAVPALLFAAGHAKNDMPSVVNKYQQDHPDMVINYGRELAIDPRLLKAASESIHAILPKFSSPEEKKKYLADSLLVVVGRGTSDPDANSNISKVMRFLWEGLGFGWGEVAYSGVTFPLVAPALDKIAGLQYRRIVVFPYFLFSGILVDRIYEAVDAAQEKFPAIQFLKAPYLNDNPRVLDTITSRINEIIDGMGLMNCQLCKYRQQVLGFEDEVGLKQESHHHHVEGIGVNGKDATPAPHDHGHHEHEHHGHEHGHHEHGHHEHEHHGHEHGHAHGDHGHHPYPFADHPLGPKTLRPKK, from the coding sequence ATGACCAGCCACCAGCCCACCGATAGCCATGTCGATAACCACGTCGATAACCATGCCGACCACGATGGCGCGCATAATGGCGCGCGCGAACCATTGCGCCCCCTGCCCGCTGATACCGCCATTATGATATTGGGGCATGGCAGTCGTTCCGCATCGGCGATTGCCGAATTTTCCAACATGACGGCACAATTAAAAAAACGCTACGCCCCGACGCCGGTTGAATATGGTTTTTTGGAATTCGCAACGCCGATTATTCGCGATGGGTTGGATGTATTACGCGCCAACGGCGCGAAGCGTATTTTGGCGGTGCCGGCATTGTTGTTTGCCGCCGGCCACGCCAAAAACGATATGCCGTCGGTGGTTAATAAATACCAACAAGACCACCCCGATATGGTTATTAATTATGGCCGCGAGTTGGCGATTGACCCCCGGTTGTTGAAGGCGGCATCGGAATCGATTCACGCCATCTTGCCCAAATTTTCATCACCCGAGGAAAAGAAAAAATACCTGGCCGATAGCTTGTTGGTGGTGGTGGGGCGTGGCACGTCGGACCCTGACGCCAATTCGAATATATCAAAGGTCATGCGTTTCCTGTGGGAGGGATTGGGTTTCGGTTGGGGCGAGGTTGCCTATTCCGGCGTTACCTTCCCCTTGGTGGCACCGGCGTTGGATAAAATTGCCGGCTTGCAATATCGGCGCATCGTCGTCTTCCCCTATTTTTTATTTTCGGGCATCTTGGTCGATAGAATTTATGAAGCGGTTGACGCGGCGCAGGAAAAATTTCCAGCAATTCAATTTTTAAAGGCGCCTTACCTCAATGATAACCCACGGGTGCTGGATACCATCACCAGCCGCATCAACGAAATTATCGACGGCATGGGCTTGATGAATTGCCAATTATGCAAATACCGCCAGCAGGTATTGGGTTTCGAGGACGAGGTTGGGCTGAAGCAAGAAAGCCACCACCACCATGTCGAGGGCATCGGGGTAAATGGCAAGGACGCGACCCCTGCACCCCACGACCACGGCCATCATGAGCATGAACATCACGGCCACGAACATGGTCATCACGAGCACGGCCATCATGAGCATGAACATCACGGCCACGAGCATGGTCATGCGCACGGCGACCATGGCCACCATCCCTATCCCTTCGCCGACCACCCGTTGGGGCCGAAAACCTTGCGGCCCAAAAAATAA
- a CDS encoding precorrin-8X methylmutase, with amino-acid sequence MFQDFFTDGAEIYRQSAKRIAAAIDITKWPVPLERLVVERVVHAVADPTIADLLFFKKNAAATIATALEKNATILCDSQMTSHGLITGLINCRNEKISLVDDPRVKKIADKKKITRSHAQIFLWHELLRDQFTTAVVVIGNAPTCLYGLLQGWHDGTLPQPAGLIAMPVGFVGAAEAKQALKNTGDTPPFITILGPRGGSAVAAAATNALLSQRSIGEV; translated from the coding sequence ATGTTCCAAGATTTTTTTACCGACGGGGCAGAAATCTATCGCCAATCGGCCAAACGAATCGCCGCCGCCATCGATATAACCAAATGGCCGGTGCCGTTGGAACGGTTGGTGGTGGAACGCGTCGTCCATGCGGTGGCCGACCCAACCATCGCCGATTTATTATTTTTTAAAAAAAATGCCGCGGCGACCATTGCCACGGCATTAGAAAAAAACGCAACCATTTTATGCGACAGCCAAATGACCAGCCATGGTTTAATAACTGGCTTAATAAATTGCCGCAACGAAAAAATATCATTGGTCGATGACCCACGGGTAAAAAAAATTGCGGACAAAAAAAAAATCACGCGGTCGCACGCACAAATTTTTCTGTGGCACGAATTGTTGCGCGACCAATTTACCACGGCGGTGGTCGTGATTGGTAATGCGCCAACCTGCCTTTATGGTTTGTTGCAGGGCTGGCACGACGGCACCCTGCCTCAACCGGCCGGCCTTATCGCCATGCCGGTTGGCTTCGTCGGCGCGGCCGAGGCGAAACAGGCGTTAAAAAATACCGGCGACACCCCACCCTTCATCACCATCCTTGGCCCGCGCGGCGGCAGTGCCGTGGCGGCGGCGGCCACCAACGCCCTGCTAAGCCAGCGATCCATCGGCGAGGTGTAA
- the cbiE gene encoding precorrin-6y C5,15-methyltransferase (decarboxylating) subunit CbiE: MTDKKKWLLVLGLRAGYDIPAAAKNFLRNADTVIGGARNLSLIPSLTPSTIKPLMRPFAKNIDWLKKMKSQGKKIAFVATGDPSFFGAAKILRQHFNYDEMLVVPAVSVVSLVAAAMGWAVEDAIIISTHGDAATRPIEQLVRHLHPHVKIIVIARDAPQLLAIAQLLQERNFGDSRLTIFSNLGGDDKKTIRLKASAIKTARPFEMDFYTIAIEAIADKNTNAPQVMTTAGHEIDFFHHDGQITKPETRAIILSKLRPAPQKLLWDIGAGAGSVAVEWALRGGRALTIETKKNRHDNILKNIARFGLQNNITALNIPAQQFLRNYLASGQKKSQASMAPDIIFVGGGVSDNELMAMVWRALPHGGRLVSASHSVEGQMAQHAHHQTWGGEVMTINIAQKKAMTSSDNFHTMAANQQTTLHVVDKK, encoded by the coding sequence ATGACAGACAAAAAAAAATGGTTGCTGGTATTGGGGTTGCGCGCCGGTTATGACATTCCGGCGGCGGCCAAAAATTTCTTGCGCAATGCCGATACGGTTATCGGCGGTGCGCGTAACCTTAGTCTCATCCCCTCGCTGACGCCATCCACGATAAAACCATTAATGCGGCCATTTGCCAAAAACATAGATTGGCTAAAAAAAATGAAATCGCAGGGCAAAAAAATTGCCTTTGTCGCCACCGGTGACCCAAGTTTTTTTGGCGCGGCAAAAATATTACGCCAACACTTTAATTATGATGAAATGTTGGTCGTGCCGGCGGTGTCCGTCGTTTCCTTGGTGGCGGCGGCCATGGGCTGGGCGGTCGAGGATGCGATAATTATTTCAACCCACGGCGATGCCGCGACCCGACCGATTGAACAGTTGGTGAGGCATTTGCACCCCCACGTAAAAATTATTGTCATTGCGCGCGACGCGCCGCAATTGTTGGCGATTGCCCAATTGTTACAAGAAAGAAATTTTGGCGACAGCCGCCTGACCATTTTTTCCAACCTCGGGGGCGATGATAAAAAAACGATTCGGCTTAAGGCCTCGGCCATAAAAACAGCGCGGCCATTTGAAATGGATTTTTACACCATAGCTATCGAAGCCATCGCCGACAAAAATACCAACGCGCCACAGGTCATGACAACCGCCGGCCACGAGATAGATTTTTTTCACCACGACGGGCAAATTACCAAACCCGAAACCCGCGCTATTATTTTATCCAAACTGCGCCCCGCGCCGCAAAAATTATTGTGGGACATTGGTGCCGGTGCCGGGTCGGTGGCGGTGGAATGGGCTTTGCGCGGCGGCCGCGCCTTGACAATCGAAACAAAAAAAAATCGCCATGATAATATCCTCAAAAATATTGCGCGGTTTGGTTTACAAAATAATATCACCGCCCTTAATATCCCCGCGCAACAATTTCTGCGTAACTACCTTGCGTCTGGGCAAAAAAAATCCCAAGCCAGCATGGCACCCGATATTATTTTTGTCGGCGGCGGCGTCAGCGATAACGAATTGATGGCGATGGTTTGGCGCGCCCTGCCCCATGGTGGGCGGTTGGTGTCGGCCAGCCATTCGGTTGAGGGGCAGATGGCGCAACATGCGCACCACCAAACCTGGGGCGGGGAGGTTATGACCATCAACATCGCACAAAAAAAAGCAATGACCAGTTCCGATAATTTTCACACCATGGCCGCCAACCAACAAACCACCCTGCATGTGGTTGATAAAAAATAA